Below is a genomic region from Henckelia pumila isolate YLH828 chromosome 3, ASM3356847v2, whole genome shotgun sequence.
CATCTCGTAGATAAATATCCGTGAGACCAATAAAAGACATTGAAAGAATAATGTTTACCATTCTATTATTCACACACAAACCCTTTGATGACTTATCGCCTGCCTCGTTCGAGGAGTAATTTCACAAAAAACGAGACATCATCGAATTCATTCCATCAAAAAGCAACCTTAATTCCTAAATCCACCAATTGATGCAAGAGAAACCTCAATCTTGGTCACATACCATTTCCTCAACGAacaaaactttgaaaaaaacaacaaaaaaacaaaaacaatgaTGCCTAGCTAATTACAATCATCGAAGGCTACATATTAAATAAAGTACTGTCACCACAAGATTAACTGAAGTCTAcaatttaggtagtgtttaagagagcttctaggaagcacttctcaactttttcttaacaaaatttcataaaatttcaaaattttgttaagaaaagctgagaagtgcttcctagaagctctcccaaacagtACCTTAATGTAATTGATAAGCCACAAACTCACACCATTGTAAAAATCTGGTAGAAGCAAATACACAGCAAAGTGAAAGATAGGCTTTAGCTTTAATTATATTACATACAAGGAGTACTAATTTTACATGCCATTTTCCAAGCCACCTCGATCGATCATAGTTGATCACTGCTAGATGGATTTGGCACGACGCACCGCCGTTCTTTCGGAGACATCGGCCAGAGATTTGAGGTTGCAGTTAATCAAAGCGTTCACGAAGTAACACGTCTCATCTCCGGTGTTCCCTTGGGGAACATCCACCACGAACGATTCGACCACCATCGTTCCCTGTCTCCCATCGATCATCTCCGGATGGACAGTAGTTATCGATGAGTAATTCTGCAATACAATACAAAATATCTCTATTAATTTATCGAGTATTAATTTATAGAACGATAAcatattgtatttatttataggACCTTTAGCCTGTGGTCACCACCAACAAACTTGACTCCCAAAACATGTTCCTGGTCGTCGAGCATCTCTAGCCTCTCGGTGCTTGTGGTGGCCGGAAGCCCCGATTTCACGCTAACTTCTCGAACACTGCCAATCTTGAGATCTCCTTCTGCTACCGTGCATCTGCTAACAAATGGCTTGTACTCCTGTGGCTTATCGAAACTTCTTACCAATGACCAcacctaaaaaaataaaaaataacccATTTTGTAAAAAGttagtaaaatattaattattgacttttttttgttttaatctcaaattctcaattgatttttaacaaaagaggAGGGGGGTTAATTTCTAGATCATTGGATTTTAAGTTATTGAACATATGTAAGGTAGCACATGGATAGATGGATTTGATTTCGAAGTGAAATTCACTTCAATTTTATAGATCTAATTAGCAAGTCGATTCATTTGACCGTCTACCATCTCAAATCCGTCGATCCAACTCGTATTTATAACGCGAATTTCCGGTTTGTAAGACTATGCTAATCAAGAGAAAATggaaatcaataaaatcaaatctacATATACAATAAAAAACAACCGTCGATGAAAGATAACGACTGCACATTCCAgtgaaaccaaaaaaaaaaaaaaaaaaactcttccACATgaataattaaatcaaataaacttcCAAAGTATGATctgagaaacaaaaaaaaaccccATGAAAAATAGAGTCTAGTACTCATGTATTCAAAGAagcaaaacacataaaaaatgaAGATGAAATCATGAAATCACTTGAGATGAATACATACAATGTTGAGTGGCGCTTTGATAAGCTTGGTGACAGAAGAAGAGCACTGATTCTCACTGGGATGGCGCCTGTGGTGCCTACATGTGTGCTGCTCCgccattttcttttcttttgcttcaaTAAACAATCCCAAGATTTTTGATCTACAAAACACTCACTCACTTGTGAGAAATCCCAAAACAATGAATTCACACTCTATTTTTCACTTTTAAAAAGACAGGTCTGAATTTGGAGATAATATTGCAAATTAAAGGGTACGGaggtatttttatatattattattattattattatctttttGTATGGCCTTATATAATGAGAAGGAATCCAATATTCATGCAAGTTGCGAGTGAACattttttctcctttttttaatttcttgtgtGTTGGGTGTGAATATTTAATTTCTGGGGGTGTCTTTATCGAGACTCGCCGACTGGCCCCGCCCGCTGAGGGACGGCGTTAGGCAATTCTAGAGACTACGACTATTAAGCATTGCATTTATCTAAACAAAACTATATCTAATTAATTGTTTTCGATAGgggaaattaattatatttttggtcGTCACGTTATTTGCGTAGATATTTTTTGTCTCGTAATCTGTACATTGTATATGGTCACATAATTTGTAAccttttttgttttcttttattttttatctttatttttcgtCGAAAAACATAGCATCGAACACGTCGATCATGCTCGTGTCGAATCGTGAGAAATAACGACTAAACTTGAAAACAGTGTGAATGAGAGGAGTAACATAAGTAAAATCTGTtaacatgatataaaaataataataataaaaaaacgtTTGCGGTTTTattgttataattttttaagGTGAATTCTAGCTTttcttatatattatatatataatatatgaacaaaaaagattaaaatactagtaaaaattttgagaaaacAAAATGTGCGTCCATGCACACAAAAttactattattttatttgtgatgCAATTGGAGCTAGTTGAGGCACGCATATCGATGATATTGTTGGATACAATATCATCAACACACTATTTTAGTTGGTCAAAATTATAAACTTCAAAttaataattcataaaatataatatttttattcaaaaattgtgacacttttaaaatataatataatagttTGCTGGTAGCTCACTTACTGTTTTGTATTCCTATTTGCTGTCCATATCATGGCTCTGGCAATGAACGATGATGGCAATGAACgatgatattttaaatttatgggACCCTAAAGTTGCCACCCTTTTCGATAATATGCAATATAATATAATGGAGTCTCTCTTCTTCCCTTTGATTTTGGACACTTGGCGCTCAACATAACGAAGCTTTTGGCCAAATTTGCACCAATAAAACCAAGATGTGTGGCACCCTTCATTTTTAAGCCAAAGGAGTGTAAAGGAATAATAATCTATGATTATTGTAGGGAAGAATATCCTTTCAAATCAAGCTAGAGAAAATTAAGAACTAAAAATATACGTTTTTATTTTCTCTAAAGTTGATAAATGTTGTGAGAAAGGAAAATATTATGGTATATATTGATAAATTAGACGAATTTAAAGAGGTAAAATTATTGAGAAAAATGATGTAAGCGTGAGTGAAATTTTCAATTACTTTGACTTTTAGTAGTTGGTGGTTCCCCTTCAAATCCAAGTTTGAGATGGAGATGAAATGGGGATagatccaaaaattaaaattaaattaattaaattaaagctCTAGTGATTTGATATTCTTACGCTGCTTAGCGAAGGAAATTTGAAAATGATcgcaaaatatataatatatattttaaacggCTTAAGACGAAATTTTAAAACATCGGTAGCTAGCtaattaatttga
It encodes:
- the LOC140890544 gene encoding abscisic acid receptor PYL5-like, coding for MAEQHTCRHHRRHPSENQCSSSVTKLIKAPLNIVWSLVRSFDKPQEYKPFVSRCTVAEGDLKIGSVREVSVKSGLPATTSTERLEMLDDQEHVLGVKFVGGDHRLKNYSSITTVHPEMIDGRQGTMVVESFVVDVPQGNTGDETCYFVNALINCNLKSLADVSERTAVRRAKSI